A single region of the Pseudomonas sp. B21-023 genome encodes:
- a CDS encoding uroporphyrinogen-III C-methyltransferase: MSETVLSNTEQPVASEAPESATAKPARRSGNGLALLALLLGAAGVAVGGWGVWQVRQLQGSEQGQGEHLQALNQRADALQQREQQLSAQLASLPAASELEDRRRLVAQLQGDQQRLSQRLETVLGESRKEWRLAEAEHLLRLATLRLSALQDITSAKALVEGADEILREQSDPGAFAAREQLARSLATLSSTQQPDRTGLFLKLAAQREMVQQLSAQSPEFDSQADAMGALTADGDGASRWSQWWAEMSKYFQIEFNADDNVRPLLSGQSLNQLRLALSLTIEQAQWAALNGEAKVYTQALDDARSVLLANFNPDNPQSKAMLDNLNQLADQPVSVVTPDLSESLAAVQAYIQRRHLPATTEGAKP; encoded by the coding sequence ACGCTCCGGCAACGGCCTGGCGCTGCTGGCCCTGCTACTGGGCGCCGCAGGCGTCGCGGTCGGCGGCTGGGGCGTCTGGCAGGTTCGCCAGCTGCAAGGCAGCGAACAAGGCCAGGGCGAACACCTGCAAGCCCTCAACCAGCGCGCCGACGCGCTGCAGCAGCGCGAGCAGCAGCTCAGCGCGCAGCTGGCCAGCCTTCCGGCAGCCAGCGAACTGGAAGATCGCCGTCGCCTTGTAGCGCAACTGCAGGGCGACCAGCAGCGCCTGAGCCAGCGCCTGGAGACCGTACTGGGCGAAAGCCGCAAGGAGTGGCGCCTGGCCGAGGCCGAGCACTTGCTGCGCCTGGCGACCCTGCGCCTGTCGGCGTTGCAGGACATCACCAGCGCCAAGGCGTTGGTCGAGGGCGCCGATGAAATTCTTCGTGAGCAGAGCGACCCGGGCGCCTTCGCTGCCCGCGAGCAGTTGGCACGTAGCCTGGCGACGCTTTCCAGCACCCAGCAGCCGGACCGTACCGGCCTGTTCCTCAAGCTCGCCGCGCAGCGTGAGATGGTCCAGCAGCTCAGCGCCCAGTCGCCCGAGTTCGACAGCCAGGCCGACGCCATGGGGGCCCTGACCGCCGATGGCGACGGCGCCAGCCGCTGGTCACAGTGGTGGGCGGAAATGTCCAAGTACTTCCAGATCGAGTTCAATGCCGACGACAACGTTCGCCCGCTGCTGTCCGGCCAGTCGCTCAACCAGCTGCGCCTGGCCCTGAGCCTGACCATCGAACAGGCACAATGGGCGGCGCTCAATGGCGAAGCCAAGGTCTACACCCAGGCCCTGGACGATGCGCGCAGTGTGTTGCTGGCCAACTTCAACCCGGACAATCCGCAGAGCAAGGCGATGCTCGACAACCTCAACCAGCTGGCCGACCAGCCGGTGTCGGTGGTCACGCCTGACCTGAGCGAGAGCCTGGCTGCGGTGCAGGCCTATATCCAGCGTCGCCACCTGCCGGCCACCACGGAAGGGGCCAAGCCATGA
- a CDS encoding heme biosynthesis protein HemY, whose translation MKRVYLLAVLAIVIAAALGIAIAKHSGYVLIAYGGFRYQSGLWAALGALVGIVLLLLLARYLVGLVLTSSGVVNPWSRRNRSRRKRIAIEQGQLDLAEGRWASAQRHLQRAAESDRQPLLYYLGAARAANELGRVEERDQLLERALERQPQAELAVALTHAQLQMDRGESDGALEALQAMQERHPHNAQVLRLLHRLHLERGDWPALIRLLPDLRKHKVLPAAELADLEQRAWGQNLGLAATRDEDPQTARQALERAWQQLTNAQRQEPQLVSAYAEQLRQIGAQGEAEQVLRGALKRGYESHLARLYGLVRGDDPGRQLQTAEGWLKEHPQDPSLLLTLGRLSLQNRLWGKARDYLESSLRMERNPEACAELARLLAGLGETERSNQLFQEGLGLLDERLLALPLPEGVRA comes from the coding sequence ATGAAGCGCGTCTACCTGCTGGCAGTGTTGGCGATCGTCATTGCCGCGGCGCTGGGTATCGCGATCGCCAAGCACAGCGGCTACGTGCTGATCGCCTACGGCGGCTTCCGCTATCAGTCGGGGCTGTGGGCGGCACTGGGCGCGCTGGTCGGGATCGTCCTGCTGTTGCTGCTGGCGCGTTACCTGGTCGGGCTGGTGCTGACGTCCTCCGGGGTGGTCAACCCCTGGTCGCGGCGCAACCGCAGCCGCCGCAAGCGCATCGCTATCGAGCAGGGGCAGCTGGACCTGGCCGAGGGGCGCTGGGCAAGTGCCCAACGCCACCTGCAGCGTGCCGCCGAATCCGATCGCCAGCCACTGCTCTACTACCTCGGCGCCGCCCGTGCCGCCAACGAACTGGGCCGGGTCGAGGAGCGTGACCAGTTGCTCGAGCGCGCCCTGGAGCGCCAACCCCAGGCAGAGCTTGCCGTCGCCCTGACCCATGCCCAACTGCAGATGGACCGCGGCGAAAGCGACGGGGCGCTGGAGGCCCTGCAGGCCATGCAGGAGCGCCATCCGCACAATGCGCAGGTGCTGCGCCTGCTGCACCGCCTGCACCTGGAGCGTGGTGACTGGCCGGCGCTGATCCGCCTGCTGCCTGACCTGCGCAAGCACAAGGTGCTGCCAGCGGCCGAACTGGCCGACCTGGAGCAGCGTGCCTGGGGCCAGAACCTGGGCCTGGCGGCGACCCGTGACGAGGACCCGCAGACGGCGCGCCAGGCGCTCGAGCGCGCCTGGCAGCAGTTGACCAACGCCCAGCGCCAGGAGCCGCAACTGGTGTCGGCCTATGCCGAGCAGCTGCGCCAAATCGGCGCTCAGGGTGAAGCCGAGCAGGTGTTGCGCGGCGCGCTCAAGCGTGGCTACGAAAGCCATCTGGCCCGCTTGTATGGGCTGGTGCGCGGCGATGATCCTGGGCGCCAGTTGCAGACGGCCGAAGGCTGGCTGAAGGAGCATCCGCAGGACCCTAGTCTGTTGCTTACCCTAGGGCGCCTGAGCCTGCAGAATCGCCTGTGGGGCAAGGCCCGTGACTACCTGGAGAGCAGCCTGCGCATGGAGCGCAATCCAGAGGCTTGCGCGGAGCTGGCGCGGCTTCTGGCCGGCCTTGGCGAGACCGAGCGCAGCAACCAGCTGTTCCAGGAAGGCTTGGGGCTGCTGGATGAACGTCTGCTGGCGTTGCCGTTGCCGGAGGGGGTTCGGGCCTGA
- a CDS encoding disulfide bond formation protein B encodes MSLACLRSFFFPAFLVAVAVLVASFRLENVIGLDPCALCFSQRLMLGLYALACLGAVVHAGQQRLHARLALGFSVAGALLAGRHVWLQAEPLPLSGCHLPLAHLMERPWGEILRTFLLGSPECVSINWSFLDLTLPEWSLLAFLLLAAQPLSWLVVYRLRHGAVA; translated from the coding sequence ATGTCGCTGGCCTGCCTGCGCAGCTTTTTCTTTCCCGCCTTCCTGGTCGCCGTCGCTGTGCTGGTGGCGTCGTTTCGCCTCGAGAACGTGATCGGCCTCGACCCTTGCGCGCTGTGCTTCAGCCAGCGCCTGATGCTGGGGCTCTATGCGCTGGCTTGCCTGGGTGCGGTCGTCCACGCCGGTCAGCAGCGATTGCATGCCCGGTTGGCCTTGGGGTTCTCGGTTGCCGGCGCCTTGCTCGCCGGTCGACATGTCTGGTTGCAGGCCGAGCCGTTGCCGCTCAGCGGTTGTCATCTGCCGCTGGCGCACCTGATGGAGCGTCCCTGGGGCGAGATCCTGCGAACCTTCCTGCTGGGCAGCCCGGAATGCGTGTCGATCAACTGGAGCTTTCTCGACCTGACCCTGCCTGAATGGAGCCTGCTGGCGTTCCTGTTGCTGGCCGCGCAACCACTGTCGTGGCTGGTGGTGTATCGATTGCGCCACGGCGCGGTGGCTTGA
- the rsd gene encoding sigma D regulator has product MLDSCQNAQERWGGVHKLIDRWLEERQELVQAFRALRDAKPAFADKEKNRDFCAVLVDYVSAWHFEVSEQLVSEAKAFGDTGALELAQQINPRIDDSTQIALAFNDHCEKGECRDTERFAEKLAKLGSLLHERFELEDCLIEVLHTAHKQEDAVQA; this is encoded by the coding sequence ATGCTCGATAGTTGCCAGAACGCCCAGGAACGCTGGGGCGGTGTTCACAAGCTGATCGACCGTTGGCTGGAGGAGCGCCAGGAACTGGTGCAAGCCTTCCGCGCCCTGCGCGATGCCAAGCCGGCGTTTGCCGACAAAGAGAAGAACCGCGATTTCTGCGCCGTGCTGGTCGACTACGTCTCGGCCTGGCATTTCGAAGTCAGCGAGCAACTGGTCAGTGAGGCCAAGGCATTTGGCGATACCGGCGCGCTGGAGCTGGCGCAACAGATCAACCCACGCATCGATGACAGCACCCAGATCGCCCTGGCTTTCAATGACCATTGCGAGAAGGGCGAGTGCAGGGATACCGAGCGTTTCGCCGAGAAACTGGCCAAGCTCGGCAGCCTGTTGCACGAGCGCTTCGAGCTGGAAGACTGCCTGATCGAAGTGTTGCACACCGCCCACAAGCAAGAGGACGCGGTGCAGGCCTGA
- a CDS encoding FKBP-type peptidyl-prolyl cis-trans isomerase, translated as MPRYLILGLCLVTPLSLANAETAPVNDSDLAYSLGSSLGERLRQEVPGLQLDALVEGLRQAYQGEPPRIAKSRMQAILEQHETQANAAAEQAQVDKLVEAEKRFMAGERTKAGVHELPEGILYSELASGTGAQPKATGRVQVRYVGKLPDGTVFDQNLQPQWFKLDSVIAGWQVVLPRMKAGAKWRLVIPSAQAYGADGAGDLIAPYTPLVFEIELMAVAD; from the coding sequence ATGCCTCGTTATCTGATTCTCGGCCTGTGCCTGGTGACGCCGCTCTCCCTGGCCAATGCCGAGACCGCCCCCGTCAACGACAGCGACCTGGCCTATAGCCTGGGCAGCAGCCTCGGTGAACGGCTGCGTCAGGAAGTGCCCGGCCTGCAGCTCGACGCACTGGTCGAAGGGCTGCGCCAGGCCTACCAGGGCGAGCCGCCACGGATAGCCAAGTCACGCATGCAGGCCATCCTCGAACAGCACGAAACACAAGCCAACGCCGCTGCCGAGCAGGCCCAGGTGGACAAGCTGGTGGAGGCCGAAAAGCGCTTCATGGCTGGCGAGCGGACCAAGGCTGGGGTGCACGAATTGCCCGAAGGGATTCTCTACAGCGAACTGGCCAGCGGCACCGGCGCACAACCCAAGGCCACCGGTCGTGTGCAGGTACGGTACGTGGGCAAGCTGCCCGATGGCACGGTATTCGACCAGAACCTGCAGCCGCAGTGGTTCAAGCTGGATTCGGTGATCGCGGGATGGCAGGTGGTACTGCCACGGATGAAAGCGGGGGCCAAATGGCGCCTGGTGATTCCGTCGGCACAAGCCTATGGCGCCGACGGTGCGGGTGACCTGATCGCGCCCTACACCCCGCTGGTGTTCGAGATCGAGTTGATGGCCGTGGCCGATTGA
- a CDS encoding AlgP family protein has product MSAKKKPVSTPLHLLQQLSGSLLEHLEDACSQALADAEKLLAKLEKQRGKAQEKLHNARLKLQDAAKAGKAKAQGKAQKAAGELEDLLDSLKDRQAQTRTYIQQLKRDAQESLKLAQGVGKVREAAAKALGARTATPKAAAKPAATKAPVKAAAKPATRPTAKPAAAKAATKTAAAKPAAKPVAAKAPAKTAAAKPAAKPAARPAAAKVPAKTAAAKPAAKPAAKPAAAKAPAKTAAAKPAAKPAAKPAAAKAPAKTAAAKPATKPAAAKAPAKPATAKPVAKPAAVKAAPKPAAKPAARPAAAKAPAKPAASKPAESKPATPAASATPAPVTGGTAPAATGTPTQSPTSAS; this is encoded by the coding sequence ATGTCGGCCAAAAAGAAGCCAGTAAGTACGCCGTTGCACCTGCTCCAGCAACTTTCGGGCAGCCTGCTCGAACATTTGGAAGATGCCTGCTCCCAAGCGCTGGCGGATGCCGAGAAACTCTTGGCCAAGTTGGAAAAACAACGTGGCAAGGCCCAGGAAAAACTCCACAACGCCCGCCTGAAGTTGCAGGACGCCGCCAAGGCCGGTAAAGCCAAGGCACAAGGCAAGGCACAAAAAGCTGCTGGCGAACTTGAAGACTTGCTCGATTCGCTCAAGGATCGCCAGGCGCAGACCCGTACTTATATCCAGCAACTCAAGCGTGATGCCCAGGAGAGCCTGAAGCTGGCCCAGGGTGTCGGCAAGGTGCGAGAGGCGGCCGCCAAGGCCCTGGGCGCACGTACGGCAACACCGAAAGCTGCCGCCAAGCCCGCTGCAACCAAAGCCCCGGTCAAGGCTGCTGCCAAGCCGGCAACCCGTCCAACGGCCAAGCCTGCTGCTGCCAAGGCAGCGACCAAGACTGCCGCCGCCAAGCCAGCCGCCAAGCCTGTTGCCGCCAAGGCTCCGGCGAAGACTGCCGCCGCTAAACCGGCTGCCAAGCCAGCGGCCAGGCCCGCTGCCGCCAAGGTTCCGGCGAAGACTGCCGCGGCCAAACCGGCTGCCAAGCCAGCGGCCAAGCCTGCTGCCGCCAAGGCTCCGGCGAAGACTGCCGCCGCCAAACCGGCTGCCAAGCCAGCGGCCAAGCCTGCTGCTGCCAAGGCTCCGGCGAAGACTGCTGCCGCCAAGCCAGCGACCAAGCCTGCTGCCGCCAAGGCCCCGGCGAAGCCTGCCACCGCCAAGCCAGTGGCCAAGCCTGCTGCTGTCAAAGCCGCCCCGAAGCCGGCAGCCAAACCTGCAGCCAGACCGGCCGCCGCCAAAGCCCCGGCCAAACCTGCCGCCAGCAAACCCGCCGAAAGCAAGCCTGCCACTCCGGCCGCCAGCGCCACTCCGGCGCCAGTGACCGGCGGCACCGCGCCTGCGGCCACCGGCACTCCGACTCAGTCGCCGACTTCGGCGTCCTGA